A genomic window from Deinococcus detaillensis includes:
- a CDS encoding beta-N-acetylhexosaminidase: MGKGRKKVLLTAALLLTPALAAPAALTPVPDALAASPSQVLIPAPQKAEFPAGTLPLTNLGLKLVGSAPELSWAARDLRAEWQTRLEQKLADSGKLNITIGTRSDADLAAKAKAAGLYTEQPEGYALWVDASGAYIIGADAKGAYYGAQTLRQLLTPTGLRFARIQDFPGLKQRVAMIYLDSYSKGVNDRLIPMLAELKYNAVLIMSNYVQWDVARAGGWASAGGASKAEAARVAELARSYGLEPIPLIETLGHVAWMFQGGKNLDLVQDPQSQNPYAYDTLNPETYSRVLFPVLKEAVETFRPKQIHLGHDEVRNRDRFPARENGKAVGFEKLFVDDTIKLHDYLKSLNVGTIIWHDAAFADSVVSSLPAQLPKDITVSSWNYNPAPDYPILSTIKDAGFTALGASWGDPLNTETYAAAALKRGANGMIQTRWTGYFGNPSIWDGQADQGVNYVRGGNSFWNPGAKPLAEVDPTLAETTYRDLYAPTPYAQHAGQLVDLSKLVTRTLADANETGWIHKGPDIDLSKLPTGNVKIGAYRFAISGAVMLKGSRGAASDLPSQATIELNQKAARLAFLHTTGWTTPVNRELIGRYEIVYADGSKIVQPLEYGRHIRAWTELTPSSMVQAPGWRGQTKDGLAVNLGVLDWVNPKPDQVIKLVTLVSEGKQANPTLVGLTVVGK; the protein is encoded by the coding sequence GTGGGAAAGGGAAGAAAGAAGGTACTCCTTACCGCCGCCCTTCTCCTCACACCCGCTCTCGCCGCGCCCGCTGCCCTCACCCCTGTGCCGGACGCGCTGGCCGCTTCGCCCAGCCAGGTGCTGATTCCTGCGCCGCAGAAAGCCGAGTTTCCCGCCGGAACATTGCCGCTCACGAATCTGGGCCTCAAATTAGTGGGAAGCGCACCGGAACTGAGCTGGGCGGCGCGTGATCTGAGAGCCGAGTGGCAAACCCGCCTGGAACAAAAATTAGCCGACAGTGGCAAGCTGAACATCACCATCGGCACCCGCTCGGACGCTGACCTGGCCGCCAAAGCCAAAGCGGCAGGCCTGTATACCGAGCAGCCGGAAGGCTACGCGCTGTGGGTAGACGCATCGGGGGCGTATATCATCGGAGCCGATGCCAAAGGCGCTTACTACGGCGCTCAAACGCTGCGGCAACTGCTGACGCCTACGGGGCTGCGCTTTGCCCGCATTCAGGATTTTCCGGGGCTGAAACAGCGCGTGGCCATGATCTACCTCGACTCGTACAGCAAAGGCGTCAATGACCGCCTGATCCCGATGCTGGCCGAACTCAAATACAACGCCGTGCTGATCATGAGCAATTACGTGCAGTGGGACGTGGCCAGAGCGGGCGGCTGGGCCTCGGCGGGCGGGGCCAGCAAGGCGGAAGCGGCGCGGGTGGCCGAGCTGGCCCGCAGCTACGGCCTGGAGCCGATTCCGCTGATCGAGACGCTGGGTCACGTCGCCTGGATGTTTCAGGGCGGCAAGAATCTGGACCTTGTGCAAGACCCACAGTCGCAAAACCCCTATGCCTACGACACGCTCAACCCCGAAACCTACAGCCGCGTGCTGTTTCCGGTGCTGAAGGAAGCGGTGGAAACCTTCAGGCCCAAGCAAATCCACCTCGGCCACGACGAAGTCAGAAACCGTGACCGCTTCCCGGCCCGTGAGAACGGCAAAGCGGTGGGCTTCGAGAAATTGTTCGTGGACGACACCATTAAGCTGCACGATTACCTGAAGTCTCTGAACGTGGGCACGATCATCTGGCACGACGCCGCCTTTGCCGATTCGGTGGTGAGCAGCTTGCCCGCTCAGCTTCCCAAAGACATCACCGTTTCTTCGTGGAATTACAATCCGGCTCCAGATTACCCGATTCTCAGCACCATCAAGGACGCCGGATTCACCGCTTTGGGCGCGAGCTGGGGCGACCCACTCAATACCGAGACGTATGCGGCGGCAGCGCTGAAACGCGGCGCAAATGGCATGATTCAAACCCGCTGGACCGGCTACTTTGGCAATCCCAGCATCTGGGACGGTCAGGCTGATCAGGGCGTCAATTATGTGCGCGGCGGCAACAGCTTCTGGAATCCGGGGGCCAAGCCGCTGGCCGAAGTGGACCCCACGCTGGCCGAAACGACTTACCGCGATCTCTACGCGCCGACGCCTTACGCTCAGCACGCCGGGCAACTGGTTGATCTCTCCAAGCTGGTAACGCGCACACTGGCCGACGCCAATGAAACCGGCTGGATTCACAAGGGGCCGGACATTGACCTCTCTAAGTTGCCCACTGGAAACGTCAAGATCGGCGCATACCGCTTTGCCATCAGCGGCGCGGTGATGCTCAAAGGTTCGCGGGGCGCGGCGTCTGATCTGCCGAGTCAGGCCACCATTGAGCTGAACCAGAAAGCCGCCCGCCTCGCCTTCCTGCACACCACAGGCTGGACCACTCCAGTCAACCGCGAGCTGATAGGCCGCTACGAAATCGTCTATGCCGACGGCAGCAAAATCGTGCAGCCGCTGGAATATGGCCGCCACATCCGCGCCTGGACGGAGCTGACGCCGAGCAGCATGGTGCAGGCTCCGGGCTGGCGCGGCCAAACCAAAGATGGGCTGGCCGTGAATCTGGGTGTGCTGGATTGGGTCAATCCCAAACCCGACCAAGTGATTAAATTGGTGACGCTGGTGAGTGAAGGCAAGCAGGCCAATCCGACGCTGGTTGGGCTGACGGTGGTGGGAAAGTGA
- a CDS encoding ABC transporter substrate-binding protein, giving the protein MLKRNLLLSAALLSVSAASAQKTTLEFWTISLAPLFNDEMNRLSTQFEKENPTVEVKWVDVPATAIEQKLLAAVAAGRPPAVVNLSSDMTVKMVQQGALEAMPLSDAQKKLYFASPLSTFTFDNKVYGTPWYWAPKVVAYNTDIFKKAGLDPNKPPLTIQTMIAAAKQVKDKTGLYGFMPNINGTGLLYLFQEAGLPILSGDKSKAVFNSDKHIQLLQTYVDLYKKGYIPEDTMRRGYVGATELYSSGKLAMLITGPQFILRVANDNKDVYNLTKVAPYPINIAGNLIHTPLMGMVIPKGVKDKELSQKLALFLTNDTNQLAFSKVTQTTFPSTVKASGDKYFKAGGTNATDQGRLVSSKELKKAKDLTLIYPDASKLNKVFKDNVEAAMLGQKTAKAALDDIVKAWNASL; this is encoded by the coding sequence ATGTTAAAAAGGAATCTGCTGCTGAGCGCCGCTTTGCTCAGCGTTTCTGCGGCCAGCGCTCAAAAGACCACTCTCGAATTCTGGACGATCTCGCTCGCGCCGCTGTTTAACGACGAGATGAACCGCTTGTCTACCCAGTTTGAAAAAGAAAACCCCACTGTGGAAGTGAAATGGGTAGACGTGCCCGCCACCGCCATCGAGCAAAAGTTGCTGGCCGCCGTCGCCGCTGGTCGCCCGCCCGCCGTGGTGAATTTGAGCAGCGACATGACGGTGAAAATGGTGCAGCAAGGCGCACTGGAAGCCATGCCGCTCAGTGACGCCCAGAAGAAACTCTATTTCGCTTCGCCGCTGTCCACTTTTACTTTTGACAATAAAGTCTACGGCACGCCGTGGTACTGGGCACCCAAAGTCGTCGCTTACAACACCGACATTTTCAAGAAAGCCGGACTCGATCCCAACAAACCCCCACTGACCATCCAAACCATGATCGCCGCCGCCAAGCAAGTCAAAGACAAAACCGGCTTGTACGGCTTTATGCCCAACATCAATGGCACGGGCTTGCTGTACTTGTTTCAGGAAGCGGGCTTACCGATTTTGAGTGGCGACAAGAGCAAAGCCGTATTCAACTCGGACAAGCACATTCAGCTGCTGCAAACCTACGTCGATCTCTACAAAAAAGGCTACATTCCTGAAGACACCATGCGGCGCGGTTATGTCGGAGCCACCGAGCTGTATTCATCAGGCAAGCTGGCGATGCTGATTACCGGGCCGCAATTTATTTTGCGGGTCGCCAACGACAACAAAGATGTCTACAATTTGACCAAAGTCGCGCCGTATCCGATCAATATTGCCGGGAACCTGATCCACACGCCTCTGATGGGTATGGTCATTCCTAAAGGGGTGAAAGATAAAGAACTCTCTCAAAAACTCGCCCTCTTCTTGACAAATGACACCAACCAACTGGCTTTTTCCAAAGTCACGCAGACAACCTTTCCTTCCACGGTCAAAGCCAGCGGCGACAAGTATTTCAAAGCGGGCGGCACTAACGCCACCGATCAGGGCCGACTGGTCAGCAGCAAAGAACTCAAAAAAGCCAAAGACTTGACTTTGATTTATCCTGACGCTTCCAAACTCAACAAAGTCTTCAAAGACAATGTCGAAGCGGCCATGTTGGGTCAGAAAACGGCCAAAGCGGCGCTGGACGATATTGTAAAAGCTTGGAACGCCAGTTTGTGA
- a CDS encoding histidine phosphatase family protein: MSGAVSTLLLARHGRTAHNSAGKIQGRSQVPLDETGEQQARQLAKHIAGLESRPSQIWASDLLRAGQTAGEVAARLGLPITTDVRLREQEFGEYEGHLLSELLAENPQFAKAWTQDFSLLHPPGGDSFAQTTARMLDWFETARPRKAGEVVLAVSHGLALTGLLCALSGLTPREAMRQELFRHANAAYTVLTLDHESGEVLGCSSVQNGHLTLLATS, encoded by the coding sequence GTGAGCGGCGCAGTGAGCACGTTGCTGCTGGCACGGCATGGCCGCACCGCCCACAACAGCGCCGGTAAAATACAGGGCCGTTCTCAGGTGCCTTTGGACGAAACGGGGGAGCAGCAAGCGAGGCAACTGGCCAAACACATCGCTGGGTTAGAAAGCCGCCCCAGCCAAATCTGGGCCAGCGATCTGCTGCGGGCCGGGCAAACGGCGGGCGAGGTGGCCGCACGGCTCGGTTTGCCCATCACCACCGATGTAAGGCTACGCGAACAGGAATTTGGCGAGTACGAAGGCCACCTGCTCAGCGAACTTTTGGCCGAGAATCCCCAGTTTGCCAAGGCCTGGACGCAGGATTTCAGCTTACTGCACCCGCCCGGCGGCGACAGCTTTGCCCAGACCACCGCGCGGATGCTGGACTGGTTTGAGACGGCCCGCCCCCGAAAGGCCGGTGAAGTGGTGCTGGCGGTGTCGCACGGCCTTGCTCTCACGGGCCTGCTGTGTGCCCTGAGTGGGTTGACTCCGCGTGAAGCGATGCGGCAGGAATTGTTTCGCCATGCCAACGCCGCTTATACCGTCCTGACTTTGGACCACGAGTCCGGCGAAGTCTTGGGGTGCAGCTCGGTGCAGAATGGGCACCTGACCCTGCTCGCCACCAGTTGA
- the argB gene encoding acetylglutamate kinase, whose amino-acid sequence MIVKYGGNAMKNVELRRTVAHELAALRREHPLVVVHGGGPVIERELERRGLRSEFVRGLRVTTPEAMQVIEMALGQLNKELSYEIGSAVGLMGHDSNLLVAEPLGGELGRVGKIVSVNAELLRKLLSVGITPVVGCVAVDKRGAALNINADTVAGAVAGALGEGVIFLTDVDGVYRHFPDPTSLVEQLSREEAEEGIAEGWIGGGMIPKVRAALDALRRGAAYATIASGMQAGVLKRAAAGQAGTRVVP is encoded by the coding sequence ATGATCGTCAAGTACGGCGGCAACGCCATGAAAAATGTGGAGCTGCGGCGCACGGTGGCCCACGAACTCGCCGCTCTTCGCCGTGAGCATCCGCTGGTGGTCGTTCACGGCGGCGGCCCCGTCATCGAACGCGAACTGGAGCGGCGCGGCCTGAGAAGTGAGTTTGTGCGCGGCCTGCGCGTCACCACGCCCGAAGCCATGCAGGTTATCGAAATGGCGCTGGGGCAGCTCAATAAAGAACTGTCTTACGAAATCGGCAGCGCGGTGGGCCTGATGGGCCACGACAGCAACTTGCTGGTGGCCGAGCCGCTGGGCGGTGAACTGGGAAGAGTCGGCAAAATCGTCAGTGTCAACGCCGAACTGCTCCGCAAGCTGCTGAGCGTCGGGATAACGCCGGTGGTGGGCTGTGTGGCGGTGGACAAGAGAGGAGCAGCACTCAACATCAACGCCGACACGGTGGCGGGCGCAGTCGCCGGAGCGCTCGGCGAGGGCGTGATCTTTTTGACGGACGTGGACGGGGTGTACCGCCATTTTCCCGACCCTACATCACTGGTGGAGCAACTCAGCCGCGAGGAAGCCGAAGAAGGCATTGCGGAAGGTTGGATCGGCGGCGGGATGATTCCCAAAGTGCGGGCCGCCCTCGACGCCCTCAGGCGCGGCGCGGCTTACGCCACCATTGCCAGCGGAATGCAGGCGGGCGTGCTCAAACGGGCGGCGGCGGGCCAAGCCGGAACCCGGGTGGTGCCGTGA
- a CDS encoding GNAT family N-acetyltransferase — protein MKVQPVALHHAPLLHHLYQATPSYFALLGSRVPSLQEVTRDIETALYDSRRHLELLYQGGEAVGSLDYKLNYPYAGDVTINLLLIRGDIQSRGLGERVVRDLEKRLPDSRRLLASVLGDNQRAVKFWERLGFTFATDARPVMTWYAKTLHCQPEPQPAALS, from the coding sequence TTGAAGGTACAACCCGTCGCTCTGCACCACGCACCTTTGCTCCACCACCTGTACCAAGCCACGCCCAGCTATTTTGCGCTGCTGGGCAGCCGGGTACCGTCTCTGCAAGAAGTCACGCGGGACATCGAAACCGCGCTCTACGATTCGCGCCGCCACTTGGAGCTGCTCTATCAGGGCGGCGAAGCGGTGGGCAGCCTCGATTACAAACTCAATTACCCTTACGCGGGCGACGTGACCATCAATTTGCTGCTGATTCGCGGCGATATTCAGTCACGCGGGCTGGGCGAGCGGGTCGTGCGCGACCTGGAAAAGCGTCTGCCCGACAGTCGGCGGCTGCTGGCCAGCGTACTGGGCGACAACCAAAGGGCCGTCAAGTTCTGGGAGCGCCTCGGGTTTACTTTCGCCACCGACGCCCGCCCAGTCATGACCTGGTATGCCAAGACGCTTCACTGCCAGCCTGAGCCGCAGCCTGCCGCGCTGAGTTGA